The DNA segment GGCCAAATAACTGTACTGTCACCGCTTGCGCCGCAGGCTCTAATGCGATCGGCGACGCTTTCCGCCTAGTCCAAGGTGGTTATGCCCAAGCCATGATTTGTGGTGGGGCTGAGGCAGCAATTACACCATTAGGTGTGGCTGGGTTTGCGGCTGCAAGGGCGTTATCAACTCGCAATGATGACCCAGCTCATGCTTGTCGTCCCTTTGACCGCGATCGCGATGGATTTGTCATGGGTGAAGGTGCGGGAATTCTCATTCTGGAAGAGCTGCAACACGCCATAAGTCGCGGCGCTCGCATTTATGCCGAAATCGTTGGTTATGGTATGACTTGCGATGCCTACCACATGACATCCCCAGTCCCTGGCGGCGAAGGAGCCTCCAGAGCCATCCAACTGGCACTCAAAGACGCAAACATCACCCCAGAACAAGTTAGCTACATTAATGCTCACGGTACCAGCACCTCAGCAAACGATACCACCGAAACCGCAGCGATTAAACGAGCGCTAGGAGACCATGCTTATAAAATAGCAGTCAGCTCCACCAAATCGATGACAGGTCATCTTTTGGGTGGTTCTGGCGGTATTGAAGCTGTAGCCACAGTGTTGGCAACTGCTCATGACCAAATTCCACCTACAATTAATATTGAAAACCTTGACCCAGATTGTGACCTAGATTACGTGCCTGACTCTAGTCGCGCTCACAAAGTCCAGGTAGCATTGTCTAATTCTTTTGGATTTGGTGGTCATAATGTCACACTAGCTTTCAAAAAGTACGTGTGAAAAAGCCAAGAGGTAGGGAGAGAAACTTTTAAATTTATATCTCCCCACTCTCCACTTGTCGGCTCTCCTGAAATCAACCAGCTAAAAGTATCATAGATATCATTCCCGAC comes from the Nostoc sp. PCC 7120 = FACHB-418 genome and includes:
- the fabF gene encoding beta-ketoacyl-ACP synthase II → MTDYNRKRVVVTGVGAITPIGNTASEYWEGLLSGRNGIDYITHFDASSHDCRIAGEVKNFDPHEYLERKEAKRMDRFSQFAVAAAKQALVDSQLVINELNAEQVGVIIGSGVGGLKVMEDQQTIYLNRGPDRCSPFMIPMMIANMAAGLTAIHTGAKGPNNCTVTACAAGSNAIGDAFRLVQGGYAQAMICGGAEAAITPLGVAGFAAARALSTRNDDPAHACRPFDRDRDGFVMGEGAGILILEELQHAISRGARIYAEIVGYGMTCDAYHMTSPVPGGEGASRAIQLALKDANITPEQVSYINAHGTSTSANDTTETAAIKRALGDHAYKIAVSSTKSMTGHLLGGSGGIEAVATVLATAHDQIPPTINIENLDPDCDLDYVPDSSRAHKVQVALSNSFGFGGHNVTLAFKKYV